The Desulfatiglans sp. genomic interval CAAGCTATGCAGGCTCTGCACTGGCAGGGGCTGTCGCTTCACCCCCCGGTGTGTGCCCCGGTTCAGGAATCATGTTTGCAGTGATAAGCGCGGGATGGGCAGGCGCCTCGGTTGCAGATTATGTTTCAGCAGCATCTCCTGTTGATCTGAAAAACATTGATACGGATAAGATCAGGGATAATATGTTTGCCCCCATGAAGGACGATCATAATTTTTCACCCTGGGTAGCCATATCTGTTCTGGGAAGCATTGCAGCCCCCATGAAATACAATCTTCGAAGGAGCGAAGAGCGCCTTTCCGAGGCTATCAGCATGATTGAAAAGCTAAAGGAGAAACTTCCAGATCTTAATGCTAAAGACCCCCATTATCTTGGAAAATGCCATGAGGTAAAGTCTATGACTCTGTGTGCTGAACTCACCTTCAGGGCAGCACTGATGAGGACTGAGAGCAGGGGCTTTCATTATAGAGAAGACTTCCCAGCGCAGGATGATAAAAACTGGCTTAAATGGATAATCATAAAACAGGATAAGGAAGAGATGAAGCTCTCAACTCAACCTGTTCCTGTTAACGATTACAAGATCAGGCCGGATGGGAAATAATTAAACATTTAGCAAATAAGGAGATCAAAATGAAGAGACTTGTTATTACCGGTACAATAGTCATCACACTAGTATTAGTACTTTTCGGGTTTATGACAGCAGGTGCACAAAGTGAAGCGAAAGGTTTCGCGGGTGAGTGGCAGGCGACCTATACGACCCCTATCGGTGAGATGATATGCAATTACACATTTAAGGTTGAGGGAAACAATGTAACCGGAAAGGTTATTGCCGAAATGAGCGGGAACAAAAGTGAAAGTGAAATAACAGATGGGAAAATTGAGGGGGACAAAATCATCTTTGCCTGGATATATAATAATGATGTCCCGATGTCATGCACAGGCATATTATCAGGAGATGAACTCAAATTAACCCGTCAGGCAGGCACTTATGGAACAGAAGGAGCTATAGCAACCCGGATTACTGGCAATAATAAATAAACAATCGAATATTCTCCGCGCAAAGGGCATAGAGTAAAGCGCAAAAAGTAGGAATTTGACAAAATTCAATCCTTTTATTTTACTCTATACCCACTTTTCACTATCAATGCCCTTGTGAAGGCTGATATCTGATATGATGTCCAGCGCATATCCAGAAAAAACAAATCATTGATGAAGGTTTAACTCCATCTCCAGGCCAGAAAAACTAATCATATGTTTTAATTGCATTTTACTAATCGGCGAATGCCAATGGCTGACCGCTTTAATGCAAAAAATAATAGTTTTCAATTAAAATCCACCTGATTTAATGCCCAGATAAATTCTTCACAAATCATTAAAATAAAATAATTGATATTTTTTAATATTTGTATACAACTATGTTTCTTGTTATAAGAACTTGGGTTTTTCAGTCAGATATTACAACCTTATACTTACAGGATATTTGGATATGGCTAATAGAAAAAGCAAAATCGAAAAGACATCCCTTGACCACATTTCATCTGTCCCTTTTTTTATTCAGATCGCAGAGACCATGAAGAGACGCATATTATCAGGACAATACGATCCTGGTAAACAGCTTTTTACAGGTGAAGAACTGGAAAAGGAATTCCAGACAAGCAACATAACTATCCGTAAAGCCTTGGATAAATTAAAAAATGATGGTTTCGTGGAACGTCGGCGTGGACTGGGGACAACCGTGTCCAGAATAGAAGAGACGCCACTGACCTTTGAACTGGGCAGAAGCTTTAAAAAACTTAAGGAATCCATTCAAAAGCTGAACACCCAGGTGAAAGTCCTGGAAATCACCACAACCAGATCATCAGAATATGTTCAGAATTTTCTCTCAATGGACTCTGAACAGGATAT includes:
- a CDS encoding GntR family transcriptional regulator; translation: MANRKSKIEKTSLDHISSVPFFIQIAETMKRRILSGQYDPGKQLFTGEELEKEFQTSNITIRKALDKLKNDGFVERRRGLGTTVSRIEETPLTFELGRSFKKLKESIQKLNTQVKVLEITTTRSSEYVQNFLSMDSEQDIWRMKRLRIFNGLPVSFNTYYTDPTSCNKISKADAEKDDILHTIEQAKKIRFHKVNQTLRSVAADLDISSALEIPYGAPVFFNETTYHPASGKALLLSQNYFRGDMFIFRTSSLL